The Gordonia mangrovi genome includes the window GAACAGCCCGAACAGCAGCAGCATCGGCAGGATGAAGATCAGGATCTGCCACAGCGCCGAATCCTCGGTGACATTGGTCTGGTACGGGGCACCGGTCTGGGTGACGGAGTTGAACACTTCGTCGCCGGCGGCGGCCGGGTACTTGGCGCTGATCTTGGTGACGTCCTGACCGTCGACCTGGATCGGGTTCTTCAGCTCGATACGCAGCGTCTGTTCCCGGTCATCGATGTCGATGCGGTCGGTGTTCTTCACGTTGAGCTGGGTCAACGCGACCGAGGTGTCCACGGACGAGTACTCGCGGCCCGAGTCACGCATCACGCTCCAGCCCCACAGGGCGAGCACGATCAACGCCACGATGGCGAGGTTGCGGAAGACTGACTTTCGGTTCATGCCTGTTGGTGGTGGTTCGGGCGGGTCTGGCTTGCCTGCCCGTGCCGTTCCCACTGTCCTTCCCGGTCGACGTCGCGGCCGGCCGCGCCTCGTGAGCGCGGCTGTCCGTATTTGTAGAGGCTACCGGTCAACGAACATCCGGGGAAAACCGTTCCGGCCTGCCCTCGCGGGCTCCTCGCCGCTGGTGAGAGCTCAGTTCTGGTAGACGGTGGGCCGGAGCCGTCCGATGAAGGGAAGATCGCGGTAGCGTTCGGCGAAATCGAGGCCGTAGCCGACGACGAATTCGTTCGGGATGTCGAAGCCCACATCGGCGACGTCGACCGGTGAACGCACGGCCTCGGGTTTGCGCAGCAGGGTGCACACCTCCAGGGACCGCGGCGAGCGCGTCGCGAGGTTCCTCATCAGCCACGACAGCGTCAGGCCGGAATCGATGATGTCCTCGACGATGAGCACGTCGCGACCGGTGATGTCACGGTCGAGGTCCTTGAGGATGCGCACCACGCCCGACGACGACGTCGACGACCCGTAGCTCGACACCGCCATGAACTCCATCTGCGACGGGATACTCAGCTCCCGGGCGAAGTCCGTCATGAACATGACCGCGCCCTTCAGGACGCCGATCAGCACCAGATCCTGTTCGATGTCGCCATAGCGTGACGCCACCGATTCGGCCAGCTCCCGGGTGCGCTGCTTGATCTGCCCCTCGGTGATGAGGATCGCCTCGATGTCGTCGCCGTAGGCGTGTGGGTTGTCGGCGTGTGTGTTGTCGGATCCCTGTGAGGACTGCACGGTTCCAGCTTGTCATGCCTGGGGCTGTGCGTGCCCGACACCACCGGAACGGCGCGCGAATCCGGTCGCCTGTCCGCGCCGTCGGCGCGACGTTGATCGAGCGTCCCAGTACGCCCGGTCACGGAGTAGGTCGTTCGTACGACAGTTCGGGCGAGAACGGCATGTCGCGCATCACACTCAGATCACGAATGGCAACATGATTCACACGCGACACACTTTCCTCCAACAAAGAACATTTATTTGTGAAGGTGAATTCGTTCGCAGACGCTTCGATTTCAGGGGGCCTGGTCATTTGTTCTGCGAACGAGATTCCTTCACGCAGCCTGTCCGTCCCGACTCTCGTCGCGGAGTCGATGACCTGAAAGACACCGCATATGCATTCACATCCAGGCACCCGCGCCCGCCGACCAGGCCCCCTCCGTCATCTGCGCCTGCTCAGCATCTTTTCCTTTGTCACCGTGGCGATTACAGCGTTCGCCGGGGTTGCCCAGGCCGCCCCGACGCAGCCCGGGCCGACGACGTACGACATTCATACGACAGCGTCGTCCTTCTCCATCACCGTGCACAACGGATCGATCAGCACCAATAACGGTGTGCTCGCCATTCGCAATAACGCCGGCGCGACCGCATTTCAGATGCCGCTGAACTATCGCAAGGAATATCTGCAATTCCCCATCGATGCACGGACCTCCGGCAACACCGCGACGTTGATACCGTCTCGTGACGTTGCGCGGGCCATTCCGGTGAATCCGCTCGAGGTGGAGCAGTTGCGAATGCAGGCTGCGGAGAAGGTCGACGCGCCGCGGACCAAGCAGGAGCGGGATGACGAGGCACTGCAGCGCTTCAATCAGGAGTTGAGCGCGGGCATCAGCATCTCCTCGCTGGTGGGCACGGTACTGGGTGCAATTGTGGGAGGCATCGCAGGCTGCGCGCTCGGGCTTTTCGCAGCGGTCATCGGATGTCCGTTCATCATTCCGTTGGGTGCATCGCTCGGCGGGATTGTCGGCCTGGCACTCGGCGGCGGCGGTTCGCTGATCTGGTCCGCCGTCAATTACTTCAACACCATCAACTCCCCGTTCGTCCCGCCCCGCAACTGAGTCGACAACGCTTCACCCCCGACGGTCCGCCTCCACGCTCGACGAGGCGGGCCGTCACTCTTTCTGGCCGCACCTGCATGTTCCGGCTTGGAGCAGGAACTGCGGCCGGACCCTGGAACTGCGGCCTGAACTATCCGCCGACATCAGCGGGACAGGTGCACGACGTGCAGGCGGGGGCCGGCACGGGCGACGACGGTCCGCGACGTCGGGTCGCCGCCGATCGCGACGTGCCCGTGGGAACCCGGTTCGACGATCAGGCGGTCGACGGCGCCGATCACTCGGTGGGTCGGTTCGGTGGCGCCGACGTCGAGCAACCAGCGGCGCAGGACCCGGGTGCGCAGGGCGGCCGGGGCGGCGGCAAGGACTTCGGCGTCCAGATCACCCTCGACTGCCGCACGGCGGTACCAGTCCTCGGCGAGCGCGTCGAGCGCGTCGTTGTCGGCCTGCAGCGCGGTGGCGGTGCGGCCGAGCGCATCGACGACCCCGCCGTGCAGCACGTCGTCGAGCAGCGGTAGCACCTCGCCACGCACCCGCACCCGGGTGAAGCGGGGATCGCGGTTGTGCGGGTCGCGATGGGGTCGCAGGCCGAGCTCGATGCAGACGGCCAGCGTCTGCGCGCGTCGAATGCGCAGCAACGGTCGGCCCCAGGGCGGATTCCACGGCCGCATCCCGGCGATCGACCGGGCGCCGGAGCCGCGGGCGAGGCCGAGCACCACCGTTTCGGCCTGATCGTCGGCGGTATGGGCGAGCAGCACCGCCCGGCCGTCGCGGGCGTCGTCGAGCGCGGCGTAGCGGGCGGTGCGCGCGGCGGCCTCCATCCCACCGTCGGAGCCGACACTCACCGGCAGCACCGTTGCTTCCGCGCCGAGCCCTCGAGCGGCGTCGGCCGCCTCGACAGCGACCGCATCCGACCCCGGCTGCAACCCGTGGTCGACAACGAGCGCATGTACTCGCAGGCCGGCGCGTACCGCGCACGCCACCAACGCCAGCGAGTCCGGACCACCGGACAGTCCGACGCACACCTCGTCCCCGACGGCCGGGCGACGAACCGCGAAATCGGCGATCGCGCGGGTTACAGCACCCGTTGCATCCATAGACGCGGTTCGTCGATCTCGTTCGGCCGCGGCATCGTCTCCGGCGACGTCCAGATGGTGTTGAACTGCTCCATCCCCACCGCGCCGACCACTTCGTCGACGAACGCCTTGCCGCGGATGTACTGGGCGAGTTTGGCGTCCATGCCGATGAGGGCGCGGATGATGCGTTGGATCGGGTTGCGCGGCGCCGTACGTCGTTTGTCGAAGGCCTGGCGAATGGTGGCGACGGTGGGCACATGCGCGGGCCCGACGGCGTCCATCACGTGATCGGCGTGCCCTTCGAGGAGCGTGCCGAGCATCATCATGCGGTTGAACGCCTCGTACTGTTCGGGTGTCTGCAGCAGTTGCATGGCGCCGAGGACGCCCTTCTCGCGGGGTTTGTCGCCGCGCAGCGTCTCGGTGATGCGACCGAGGATCTCGCCGGTGGTCTCCCCGGCATCCGAGGTGAGGATCTCGAGGTTGTCGATCATGTACTGCCGCAGCCACGGGTTGGCCGAGAACTGCACGCGGTGGGTCACCTCGTGCAGGCAGACCCACAGCCGGAAGTCGCTGGGCACCACCTTCAGGGAGCGTTCGACGGCGATGATGTTGGGTGCCACCACCATGAGCACACCCGGGTCGCCGGTGTCGGGGTCGGGGGTGAACGGATCGTACTGGCCGAGGATGGCGCCGGACAGGAAGGCGAGCAGTCCGCCGGCCTGCACTCCCCCGGCCTTCGCCGACAGTGCGGCGAGGCCGGAGGTGTCTGCGTCGCCGGTGACACCGAGCATCGACTGCATCGAGCGCGACGCGGCGTCCACCCATTCCCTGCGATCGAGGATGCGCGTGGTGGGCACCCGCAGGCCGTCGGCGAGGCCGGTCACCTCCCGGACCGGCGCTTCGGCCCGGGTGGCCGCGTCGGCGAGTTCCGCGTGTGCGGCGTCGATCGTGTACGCGGTGGTCTTGGGTCCCGACCGGGCGAGCCGTTTGCCGGTGGACGCGGCCAACCCCCAGTCGATGCGCGCACCGATCGACTCGGTGTCGGCCTGGTCGACAGTCGTGTCGTTGCTGTTCATCGGCACCCGCATTCCCTCAGTGCGCCGGCCACGTCGTCGAGCGCGGGCCGCGCGTCGACCGGGGACGTGCCTCCTGACATGAGTGCGAACGCCAACACCCGGCCATCGATCGTCTGGACTATCCCGGTCAACGAACTCACCCCGGTGAGGGTTCCCGTCTTCGCCCGCACCCACCCGGCGCCGGGGTTGGTGTCCGGGTCGAACCTCTCGGCGAGCGTGCCCGTGCCACCGGCCACCGGCAGCCCGTCCAGCAGGGACCGCATCAGCGGCTGCGACGGCCCGGCGGCCGCGCCCATCAGGGTGTCGAGCAGACCGGCGGGCACCCGGTTGGCGTACGAGAGCCCGGACGCGTCGCGCAGCGACACCGCGGACATGTCGAAACCGTGCTGACTCAGCGTCGCCACGATCGCGGACACTCCGCCTGCCAGGCTCGGCGGCCCGCCCCGCGCGACGGACAGTTCGACCGACAGCGTCTCGGCGAGCACGTTGTCACTGAACCGCATCATGTCGTTGACGCGGGTCACCAGCGGCGCCGACTGCACCTGCGCGATCACCTGCCCGCCGGTCGGCACGGTCTGCTCGGTGACCGCGACATCGACGCCGAGGGCCGCGGCGAGCGCTTCCCCGGCGGTGATCGCCGGGTCGGCGACACGCGGCGAGTACTCGTCGAGCGGTTCGATGCGGGCGCCGTCGACCATCAGCGATTCGATGGGCGCGATGTCGCCGCCGGCGATGTCGGCGTCGTCCCAGGTGCTCACCATCGTCGGTCCGGTGAAGGCGCTGGTGTCGACGGCGACGGACGTCACGTCGATGCCGGCCTTGCGGATCTGCGCGGCGAGGTCGGCGATGCGGGGTGCGCGGGTGTAGAAGGTGTCCGCGCCGGTCGGTTGCGCCGAGAGGGTGGGGTCGCCCGCTCCCTTGAGGATCACCTGCCCGCCGGGGCCGGCCACGACCGTGGTGGTGATCCGCTGGTCGTGCGGCAACGCCAACAGGGCCGCCGCAGCGGTGAGGATCTTGGCATTGGAGGCGGGCACACGTGGTTCGGCGGGCGAGTCCGACCAGAGCTGTTGACCGGTGAGGGCGTCGCTGATCTCGCCGGTGAACTCGCCGAGCGCGGGGTCGGCCACGGCGTCGGCGATGGCCTGTTGCACCCCGGCCGGGGTCGGTTCGGGTGCATTCGGCACGACCGGGTTGATCTGCGGGTTCACCGTGATCGCGGCGGGCTGCGGCGGGATGCCGGGCGGTAGTTCGTCGACGGAGTCGAGCTGCAGGGCGACGGCCACTGCGCCGCCGCCGATGAGGGCGAGGATGACCACCGAGATCACCGTCCACAGCACCCCGCGGCGGGACCGGAGCGAGCGACCCGATCTGCTGTCCCGCGTCGTCGATCCGAGCCGCACGCCCTGCCACCTCCGGTGATCGCCGTGGGGGTCGGGCCCCCGTGTCCGCCTCACAGTATCGTTGAGGCGATCTGCGCAGGCGACTGCTCGTCGGCTGCCGTCACCACCAGCGACAAACTGTGCCAGGAGGAACTGTGGAATTCGATGTGACCATCGAGATCCCGAAGGGTAGCCGCAACAAGTACGAGGTCGATCACGAGACCGGCAAGGTCTACCTCGACCGCTACCTGTACACATCGTTCGGCTACCCGGCCGATTACGGCTACATCGACGGCACCCTCGGTGAGGACGGCGATCCGCTGGACGCGCTGGTGCTGCTGCCCGAGTCGGTGTTCCCCGGCGTCATCGTCAAGTCCCGCGTGGTCGGCATGTACACCATGACCGACGAGGCCGGCGGCGACGACAAACTGCTGTGCGTGCCCGCCGACGACGTGCGCTGGGACCACATCCAGGACATCACCGACGTCAGCGAATACGAACTGGGCCCCATCTCCCACTTCTTCGAGCACTACAAGGACCTCGAACCGGGCAAGGAAGTCCAGCCCGGTGGTTGGGTCGGCAAGGCCGAGGCCGAGAAGGTCGCTCAGCAGGCCATCGATCGCCTGGCCGAGCACCCCGCCCACGCCAACGAGCCCTCTCGCGGCTGACCGCCGCCTCATCTCCCAACGCCACCACCACCGGCGAGGTCACCTCGGGACCGGCCTCACGGCGGTCTGGGCGCGTTGCTTGGGTGACTTACGAGGCGTCGGTCGCGCCGACGGGCCGGCCGGTGCGCAACGGCAGTTCCTTCCACGTCACCGTCCCGATGATCGCGAACGCCGCCATGATCGACACGGCCAGGAAGACGGTGTCCATCGAGTTGGCGAAGCCCACCTTGATCGGCCGGGCCAGTTCGTCGGGCAGCGCCTGGATCACCGACGTGTCGGACATGACATCCGCGGAGGCCGACGCCTGACCGGGATTCTGTGACGCCGCGATCAGACCTTGGGCGAACTCCCGCGTCTGCGGGTTGTCGCTCTGCGCGGCTTGCGCCACCGCCGCCTGATATTCCGGCTGCGAGGCGGCCGAGCTCATCTCGTCGGCGATGTTCGGACCCATCAGGGAGAACAGCACCGAGAAGAACACCGCCACACCCATGGTGCCGCCGATCTGGCGGAAGAAGGTCGCCGTGCCCGTGGACAGGCCCATGTCCTTGGGCGGCAGGATGTTCTGCATCGCCAGCATGACGGGCTGCATCAGGTTGCCGAGGCCGAAACCGATCAGGGCGGCGGTGAGCATCACCAGGTACAGCGGGGTGTCGACGCCGACGAGATGCATCAGGAACGCACCGACGGTGATCAGCACCGACCCGATGATCGGGAAGATCTTGTACCGCCCGGTACGCGAGATCAGCTGGCCGGAGAGGATCGAGCCGGTCATCAGGCCGAGCACCATCGGCAACATCTGCAGGCCGGCGACCATCGGACTCGATCCGCGCAGCACCTGGTAGTACTGCGGCAGCATCGAGATGCCACCGAACATCGCCGCACCCACGATCACCGAGATGCCGATGCCCTGCGAGAAGATCGGGTTGCGGAACACCCGAAGCGGGATCAACGCCTCATCACCCATCCGGTGCTCGATCCAGATGAACGCGGCGATGCCGACCACCCCGACCACGTAGCACAGCCAGGCCGCGCCCGAGGTCCAGCCCCATTCACGGCCCTGCTCGGCGACGATGAGCAGCGGCGCGACGGCGACCGCCAGCGCGGTGGCACCCCAGTAGTCGGTGCGACCGCCCTCGCCCTTCTGCTGGTCGTAGTTGAGCACCTTGTAGATCAGCACCAACGCGGCGAGCCCGATCGGCACGTTGACCAGGAACACCCAGCGCCACCCGGTAACCCACAGGATTGACGACTGGCCGGCGAAGAGACCGCCGAGCACCGGGCCCAGGACGCTGGAGGTGCCGAACACGGCCAGGAAGTAGCCCTGGTACTTGGCACGTTCACGCGGCGGCACGATGTCACCGATGGTGGTCAACGCCAGCGTCATCAGACCACCGGCACCGAGCCCCTGGAAGGCGCGGAACGCCGCCAGTTCGTACATCGAGGTGGCCAGGCTGCACAGCAGCGACCCGACCACGAAGATCGAGATGGCGACCATGAAGAACGGCTTGCGCCCGTACATGTCCGACAACTTGCCGTACAGCGGGGTGACGATGGTCGCGGTCACCAGGTAGGCGGTGGTCGCCCACGCCTGCATGTCGTAGCCGTCGAGATCGTCGGCGATGGTCCGGATCGACGTCGACACGATCGTCTGGTCGAGTGCGGCGAGGAACATGGCGCTCATCAGGCCGGCGAGGACCGTCATGATCTGACGATGGCTCAACCCTGCCCCGGCGACGTCCTCGCGAGGCGCCGCGGCCATGGATTCTGTCATTTCTGTCCTTTCCCAAGCGCATCAAGCGAGTCGGGCCCGGCCTTCGCGCACGGTGGTGCGATGACCGTCTCGGCGGCGTCGACAAACCTGCCGAGCAACCCGACCAGGGTCCGCAGCTCGTCGTCGCTCCAGTCCGACATGGCCTGGTCCATCGCCGTGCGGCGCACCGCCCGCATCGCCTCGACCCGGGCGCGTCCGTCGTCGGTGATCACCAGCTGGGTGGCACGCCCGTCGTCGGGGTCGGCTTCCCGGCGCACCAGCCCGAGATCGACCAGTTGGGCCACGTAGCGACTCACCGTCGAGGGGTCGGCATTGAGGTTCTCTGCCAGTTCCCGCGACCGCATCGGCTGGCGCGCGAGGTGGAACAGGGACTTGAACGCGGCCGACTCGACCTCGCCGTCACGCGTCTTGAACGTGGTGTGCGTCGCACGGTCACGGATGCGGATGTAGCGGGCGAGAGTGTCGAACAGCTCGTCGAGAGCTCCTTGGTCGAGCATCACGCCTCCCGGTGGTCACGTTTCGGGGCCGGACCCCTCGAGTTCTTTACTTTCTCTTTGCAATTAGTTGCTGGCAACAATTAGTTGCCGAGTGCAAGTATGCACTCGGATTAGTGGGAAGGCAAACTCTTACCTACGATCAGACAACGTGACCCCTCAGCCGCCACCCTCATCGGGCAATCGTCCGCATTTCACCTCGATGCCCGATCTCGCACTCCGCGATCTCGGTGGCGCGGTGGTCTGGACCAACGACGACCTGTTCGCCGAGGCGCAGAACCTCATCAAGACGCCGCCGGCGCAGTATCAGCCCGCCACCTTCGGCCACAAGGGCCAGGTGTACGACGGCTGGGAGACCCGTCGTCGTCGGCAGAGCGGCGTCGACCAGGCGATCGTGCGGCTCGGCGCGCCCGGCGTGGTGTACGGCGTGGTGGTCGACACGTCGTGGTTCAAGGGCAACTATCCCCCGCACATCTCGGTGGAGGCGGCGGCCGTGGAGGGCGTCGTCTCGGTCGATCAACTGCTCAACGACGTGGAGTGGGTCCCGATCGTCGACAAGACCCCTGCCGAGGGCGATACCCGCAACCCCTTCAAGGTCGATGCGAAGAACCGGTTCACCCACGCGCGGCTGACGATGCACCCCGACGGCGGCGTGGCCCGATTCCGGGTCCACGGTCGTGGCGTGCCCAATCCGCATTTCTTCCGGTACGGGCACTTCGACCTCGCCGCGTTGGAGAACGGTGGCCTGATCACGGCCTGCTCCAACATGTTCTACAGCTCACCCAACAATCTGCTGATGCCCGGTCGGGCCCGGCACATGGGCGAGGGCTGGGAGACCTCCCGGCGCCGCGACGACGGCAACGACTGGGTCCAGGTCCGGCTCGCCGGGCGTGGCAACGTCAACCTCGTCGAGCTCGACACCAGCTACTTCCTGGGCAACGCGCCGGGTGCCGCCACGGTCCGCGGCCGCGACGGTGAGAACGGCGAGTGGTTCGAGGTCCTGCCCCGCACCGAGTTGCAGCCCGACACCCGCCACCGCTTCGTCATCGACCTCGACCGTCCGATGACCGAGGCGCGCATGGACATCTATCCCGACGGCGGCATGGCCCGGTTCAAGCTGTACGGCACGTTGACCGACGATGCGGAGGCCGAACTCATCGAGCAGTGGGAGCGCGGCGAGGCCTGAGCTTCGCGCGCACCAATCGCGCATCCGCGCATGTCCCGACGTGCGCGGATGCGGGCTCGCTGCGCGGATGCCGCGGGCCGCGGCACCGACGACCCCGGCCACGTCGATTTCGGATCGGCGTGCGCAAAGCACGCCGCGCCGCGCCGGTACCGTGAGGTCATGTCCACATCCGACGGCGACGTGTTCGTGCTGTCCCGGCCGCACGGCACCGTCCGTGGCCGCGGTGTTCGACGCGCCTTTGCCGACGCCGCTGCGGCCCGGGCCGCTTTGTCCACGGGCGCGGCGCGGGCCATCACCGGGGCGATTCCCTTCGATCCGGCCGATGCGGCGGCGTTGGTGGAACCGGGGTTGCTGGAGTTCGACGACGCGCCGCTCACGCCGACACCGCCGACTCCGCGTCAGGTCGTGTCGATGACGACGCACCCGGATCCACGGACCCACCGCGACCGGGTGGTGGCGGCCATCAAACAGATCGCCGACGGCGTGGTCGACAAGGTGGTGCTCGCCCGAGCCGTCGACATCGTGGTGCGACCGGGCGTCGAGATCACCGAGTTGTTGGGTGCATTGGCCGGCGGCAACGTCGACCGCAATGCCTTCGCCGTGGATGTGGGAGCGGTGACCGGCGACGCCTCGTGGTTGCTCGGGTCGAGTCCGGAAGTGTTGCTGCGCAAGCAGGGTCGTGTAGTCACCTGCAGTCCGTACGCCGGTTCGGCGCGCCGATCCGACGACCCCGCGGCGGACCGGGCGGCCGCCGAGGCGCTCGCGTCGTCGTCGAAAGACCTCGCCGAGCACCGATTCGTCGTCGATTACCTCCGCGACCGGCTCGCCCCGTTGAGTTCGGATCTGGATGCACCGTCGACCCCAGAGGTCCGCTCCACCGGCGAGATCTGGCATCTGGCGACGCCGATCCGCGCCACGCTGCGTGATCCGTCGGTCACCGCGCTGGATCTTGCGGCGTTGCTGAGTCCCACCCCGGCGGTCTGCGGCACACCGAGTGATGTTGCCGCCGAGTTGATCCGCGACGTCGAGGAGCCGCGCCGACTGTACGGTGGTGCGGTCGGCTGGTGTGACGCCGCCGGCGACGGCGAGTGGATGGTCACCATCCGCTGCCTACGGCTGGCCGCGGACCGAGAGAGCCTGCGCACCTGGGCCGGCGGCGGTATCGTCGCCCAGTCCGATCCGCAGGACGAACTCGACGAGACCACCGCCAAACTCGCCACCGTCCTGAACGCCCTCGGGGTGGAGCATGCCTGACGACTTCCTGATCGCCCACAACCCCGAGGAAGGCTCCTCACTGCCCTATCTGGTGCGAATCCCGCTGGGCGCCAACGGCGTGATCCTCAAAGTACGAGACACCTGGCCGCGCACCAGCAAGATCTACTGCCACCGCGCCGAGGAGTGGCCCACCGACGCCGACATCGTGGACCGCCTTCCGGTGCGTACGGTGTCGCAGCGCGGCGCCGCCATCGATTTGGTGCTGGAGCGGGGCCGGGAGAACCGCTCCCAGTTCGTGCTGACCCGGGCGCGGGGCCGGGAGATGATCTTCTGGCAATCCCGGCGCACCACCAAGCAGGCCCGCCCCAACGTCACGCTGCCCACCGCCCGCGCGCACGGGCAGATACTCGAGATCGTCGTCGACAGCGGTGAACGGTATGCCTACCGTTTCGGCCACCAGCAGACGACGACCACCCGGCGCAAGCTCCCCGCCGGAGACTACGCGGTGACCGACGGGGACACCGTGATCGGTGCGGTGGAGCGCAAATCCATCGATGACCTCAGCGCCGGTCTGACGTCGGGCAAGCTGACCTACCAACTCTCCGATCTCGCCGGTCTGCATCGGGCCGCCGTGGTGGTCGAGGCGTCCTACAGCGCGGTGTTCAAGCGCGAGTACGTCTCCGGCACGACGCTGGCAGAGGCACTCGCCGAAGCGCAGGTCCGCTTCCCGCGCGTACCGATCGTGTTCTGCGACAACCGAAAGCTGGCCGAGGAGTGGACCTACCGCTGGCTCGGGGCCGCCCTGCACGAGTGGCGACTGTCCACGCGCACCGACGTCGTGGTCGCCGACCTGGCCGGACCGTCGGCGTCGCCCGCCGAGATCCGCGCGTGGGCGGCCGGACGGGGCATCGACGTGCCCGCGAAGGGACGTATCCCCGCGCGGGTGCGGGCGGCGTGGGAGCGGCGCAACGACCGACCGGAGGGGTGAGCGGAGCGACCGACCTCGATACGTCGACCAGCGGTTGGGCTGACTTTCCGGCGCGGGACACTAGCCGAGGGCCGTATCGAGATCAGCCCGCCGACTGTCTTACCCCAGCGCCCGATCCAAATCCGCGAGCAGGTCGTCGACGCCCTCGAGCCCCACCGACAGCCGCACGACGGAGTCGGTGACGCCGATGGCGGCGCGACCCTCCGGCCCCATCGCGCGATGAGTGGTGGTGGCGGGGTGGGTGATCAGCGACTTCGAATCACCGAGATTGTTGGAGATGTCGATGACCTGCAGACCGTTGAGCACCTCGAAGGCCCGCTTCTTTCCCGCCACACCGTCGCGGTCGGCGATCTCGAAGGTCACCACGGTGCCGCCGCCCGACATCTGCGCCTTGGCGAGTTCGTACTGCGGATGAGACTGCAGGAAGGGATATTTGACCCACGCAACTCGCGGGTCGGCCTCCAGGAACTCGGCGATCCGCAACGCCGACGACACCGCGGCGTCCAACCGCAACCGCATCGTCTCGAGGCCCTTGAGCATCGTCCACGCGTTGAACGGACTCAGCGCCGGACCGGTGTGGCGCATCAGGGTCTGCACCGGGCCGTCGATGAACTCCTTCTCGCCGAGCACCGCACCACCCATCACGCGGCCCTGGCCATCGATGTGCTTGGTGCCGGAGTAGACGATGACGTCGGCGCCCATGTCGAGTCCGCGCTGCAGCAGCGGAGTGGCGAACACGTTGTCCAGCACCACTTTCGCGCCGGCGGCATGCGCCATCTCGGTCACCGCGGCAACGTCGACCAGCGTCTGCATCGGATTCGACGGGGTTTCGAAAAACACCGCCGTGGTCGGCGTCGACAGCGCGTCGCGCCACTGGTCGAGGTCCTCGCCGTCGACGAACACGGTCTCCACACCCCAGCGGGGCAGGATCTCGTTGCACACCACGAAGCAGGAGCCGAACAGGCTGCGCGCGGCCACCAACCGGTCGCCGGCCTTCAGCAGCGCCCCGAGCGCGACGAACACCGCGGCCATCCCGCTGGCGGTGGCGAAACAAGCTTGCGCACCTTCGATCTGACGCAACCGCTCCTGGAACATCTCGACCGTGGGGTTGCCGTAACGGGAGTAGACGAAGCGCTCGTCCTCGCCGGTGAAGGCGCGTTCGGCGGCCTCGGCGGAGTCGTAGACGTAGCCGCTGGTCAGATAGAGGGCCTCGGAGGTCTCGAAGAATCCGGACCGGTCCAACCCGGCCCGCACGG containing:
- a CDS encoding MarR family winged helix-turn-helix transcriptional regulator, yielding MLDQGALDELFDTLARYIRIRDRATHTTFKTRDGEVESAAFKSLFHLARQPMRSRELAENLNADPSTVSRYVAQLVDLGLVRREADPDDGRATQLVITDDGRARVEAMRAVRRTAMDQAMSDWSDDELRTLVGLLGRFVDAAETVIAPPCAKAGPDSLDALGKGQK
- the alc gene encoding allantoicase → MPDLALRDLGGAVVWTNDDLFAEAQNLIKTPPAQYQPATFGHKGQVYDGWETRRRRQSGVDQAIVRLGAPGVVYGVVVDTSWFKGNYPPHISVEAAAVEGVVSVDQLLNDVEWVPIVDKTPAEGDTRNPFKVDAKNRFTHARLTMHPDGGVARFRVHGRGVPNPHFFRYGHFDLAALENGGLITACSNMFYSSPNNLLMPGRARHMGEGWETSRRRDDGNDWVQVRLAGRGNVNLVELDTSYFLGNAPGAATVRGRDGENGEWFEVLPRTELQPDTRHRFVIDLDRPMTEARMDIYPDGGMARFKLYGTLTDDAEAELIEQWERGEA
- a CDS encoding isochorismate synthase, translated to MSTSDGDVFVLSRPHGTVRGRGVRRAFADAAAARAALSTGAARAITGAIPFDPADAAALVEPGLLEFDDAPLTPTPPTPRQVVSMTTHPDPRTHRDRVVAAIKQIADGVVDKVVLARAVDIVVRPGVEITELLGALAGGNVDRNAFAVDVGAVTGDASWLLGSSPEVLLRKQGRVVTCSPYAGSARRSDDPAADRAAAEALASSSKDLAEHRFVVDYLRDRLAPLSSDLDAPSTPEVRSTGEIWHLATPIRATLRDPSVTALDLAALLSPTPAVCGTPSDVAAELIRDVEEPRRLYGGAVGWCDAAGDGEWMVTIRCLRLAADRESLRTWAGGGIVAQSDPQDELDETTAKLATVLNALGVEHA
- a CDS encoding ERCC4 domain-containing protein; protein product: MPDDFLIAHNPEEGSSLPYLVRIPLGANGVILKVRDTWPRTSKIYCHRAEEWPTDADIVDRLPVRTVSQRGAAIDLVLERGRENRSQFVLTRARGREMIFWQSRRTTKQARPNVTLPTARAHGQILEIVVDSGERYAYRFGHQQTTTTRRKLPAGDYAVTDGDTVIGAVERKSIDDLSAGLTSGKLTYQLSDLAGLHRAAVVVEASYSAVFKREYVSGTTLAEALAEAQVRFPRVPIVFCDNRKLAEEWTYRWLGAALHEWRLSTRTDVVVADLAGPSASPAEIRAWAAGRGIDVPAKGRIPARVRAAWERRNDRPEG
- a CDS encoding O-succinylhomoserine sulfhydrylase is translated as MSKQLPEGVSADTLAVRAGLDRSGFFETSEALYLTSGYVYDSAEAAERAFTGEDERFVYSRYGNPTVEMFQERLRQIEGAQACFATASGMAAVFVALGALLKAGDRLVAARSLFGSCFVVCNEILPRWGVETVFVDGEDLDQWRDALSTPTTAVFFETPSNPMQTLVDVAAVTEMAHAAGAKVVLDNVFATPLLQRGLDMGADVIVYSGTKHIDGQGRVMGGAVLGEKEFIDGPVQTLMRHTGPALSPFNAWTMLKGLETMRLRLDAAVSSALRIAEFLEADPRVAWVKYPFLQSHPQYELAKAQMSGGGTVVTFEIADRDGVAGKKRAFEVLNGLQVIDISNNLGDSKSLITHPATTTHRAMGPEGRAAIGVTDSVVRLSVGLEGVDDLLADLDRALG